In one window of Gammaproteobacteria bacterium DNA:
- a CDS encoding type II toxin-antitoxin system YhaV family toxin, translating to MSGDKPLVVNGWTLFAHPIFLDQLDALTAQVEALKRKDPAGYIKKNATKRLAAIAKLAFEVIPQDPARPEYRQGNTLGDEHKHWFRAKFFQQYRLFFRFHAQAKVIVFAWVNDEDTKRAYESADDAYRVFRRMLDSGRPPSDWGQLLAEARAESERLGRLASGGA from the coding sequence ATGAGCGGCGACAAACCGCTGGTCGTCAACGGCTGGACCCTCTTCGCCCACCCGATCTTCCTTGACCAACTCGACGCGCTAACGGCGCAGGTCGAGGCGCTCAAGCGCAAGGACCCGGCCGGCTACATCAAGAAGAACGCCACCAAGCGCCTGGCCGCCATCGCCAAGCTGGCGTTCGAGGTGATCCCGCAAGACCCCGCCCGGCCAGAGTACCGCCAGGGCAACACGCTCGGCGACGAGCACAAGCACTGGTTCCGGGCCAAGTTCTTCCAGCAGTACCGGCTGTTCTTCCGGTTCCACGCGCAGGCCAAGGTGATCGTGTTCGCCTGGGTCAACGACGAGGACACAAAGCGGGCCTACGAGAGCGCTGACGACGCGTACCGGGTGTTCCGCCGGATGCTCGACAGCGGCCGTCCACCGTCGGACTGGGGCCAGTTGTTGGCCGAAGCACGCGCCGAATCGGAGCGCCTCGGCCGGCTCGCGTCAGGCGGTGCTTGA
- a CDS encoding DUF560 domain-containing protein, whose protein sequence is MTITRFGRTRRSSSGWPRTSSTTTTTPTCPRGRWIVGTLLSGAVSRYREADPLFSETRRDVEKKAQLDVSNRRIRFWRLTPRLQVGHVDRDSNLDLCAFERTYARLGLGGDF, encoded by the coding sequence GTGACTATCACCAGGTTCGGGAGGACGCGGCGGTCAAGTTCGGGATGGCCGCGTACCAGTTCCACTACCACGACTACCCCTACCTGTCCGCGTGGCAGATGGATCGTCGGAACGCTCCTCTCCGGGGCGGTCAGCCGTTACCGGGAGGCGGACCCTCTCTTCTCCGAGACTCGACGCGACGTCGAGAAGAAGGCGCAACTGGACGTCTCGAACCGCAGGATACGGTTCTGGAGGTTGACGCCCCGCCTGCAGGTGGGGCACGTCGATCGGGATTCCAATCTCGACCTGTGCGCCTTCGAGCGCACCTATGCGCGGCTCGGGCTCGGCGGCGATTTCTGA
- a CDS encoding type II toxin-antitoxin system PrlF family antitoxin → MPAAVQVESTLTDRYQTTVPETVRRALRLGKRDKIHYTIRPDGEVVLTRAAADENDDPALAPFLGFLARDLAEHPERVRAVDAGLAQRIQALVGGVEIDLDAPLSADDE, encoded by the coding sequence ATGCCCGCCGCCGTGCAAGTCGAGTCGACGCTGACCGACCGCTACCAGACCACCGTTCCCGAGACGGTGCGCCGGGCCCTACGCCTGGGCAAGCGCGACAAGATCCACTACACGATCCGTCCGGATGGCGAGGTCGTGCTCACGCGTGCGGCCGCTGACGAGAACGACGATCCTGCACTGGCGCCGTTTCTCGGCTTCCTGGCCCGCGACCTGGCCGAGCACCCCGAGCGTGTTCGGGCCGTGGACGCCGGTCTTGCGCAGCGCATCCAGGCGCTGGTTGGCGGTGTCGAGATCGATCTGGACGCGCCGCTGTCGGCCGACGATGAATGA
- a CDS encoding DoxX family protein has product MFQMLQNPLALAGRLLMAALFLPAGIHKVTGFAGTVGHISSAGLPMPEVAAALAVAVEIGAAVALILGYRTRLAAIALAVFTLVASYFFHNYWAMPSDQQMVQQLMFFKNMGVVGGLLTIAAWGAGAWSMDGRGKA; this is encoded by the coding sequence ATGTTCCAGATGCTGCAGAACCCCCTGGCGCTGGCCGGCCGTCTGCTGATGGCTGCGCTCTTCCTGCCCGCCGGCATCCACAAGGTCACCGGGTTTGCGGGAACCGTCGGCCACATCTCGTCGGCGGGTCTGCCCATGCCGGAAGTGGCCGCCGCGCTTGCCGTGGCGGTGGAGATTGGCGCCGCCGTGGCGCTGATCCTCGGCTATCGCACCCGGCTGGCTGCCATCGCGCTCGCGGTCTTCACCCTGGTGGCATCGTACTTCTTCCACAACTACTGGGCGATGCCGTCCGACCAGCAGATGGTTCAGCAGCTCATGTTCTTCAAGAACATGGGGGTGGTGGGCGGCCTGCTCACGATCGCTGCCTGGGGTGCGGGTGCCTGGAGCATGGACGGCCGGGGCAAGGCCTGA